From the genome of Clostridium sp. BNL1100, one region includes:
- a CDS encoding FAD-dependent oxidoreductase encodes MNRYYEKCYDVVVIGGGLAGVCAAIASARNGATTVLLQNRSVLGGNSSGEIRMHVVGASCHMAKPNNAETGILEELLLENKNLNAAQSFSIWDTVLLEKTRQTENLDLLLNTNLNSIEYENDQIISVLCHQTTTETDFKLSGKVFIDATGHGTLGMLAGAESRIGSESRYEFNEPNAPEEANEFTMGNTLMFQAVDRGEPVKFEKPFWAYSFSEEDLKHRRHYNSTIALGEGGAPAEFVAGEMKNLPEFYAMDAGYWWIELGGQNDDIIAEGEIIRDELVKCVYGVWDHIKNCGDHGAENYDLTWVGMVPGYRESRRLVGDYLLNENDVRSNKVFEDAVAYGGWPMDEHVPGGIFDFDKYPSRIFNFDGVYTIPYRCFYSKNVKNLMMAGRDISTSKMAFGSTRVMGTCAVGGQASGTAAAMAVKYNCTPRDISKHMDELQQTLLKDDCYIPGYKNTDSSDIARNATVSATSFIPGCEPEKVINGVARTIGSESNCWESASLGEGGETLSLALDNPKEIHELRITFDPNLTREIMPSITNQVRSRQVKELPEELVRDYTVTFYNGGKETFSKTVEGNYQRLNILRLPTEVTADKVSISVFSTHGYSSARIFEVRLY; translated from the coding sequence ATGAATAGATATTATGAAAAATGTTATGATGTAGTTGTAATCGGAGGCGGACTTGCAGGCGTATGCGCTGCTATAGCCTCAGCACGCAACGGAGCAACAACCGTATTATTACAAAACCGTTCGGTTTTAGGAGGAAACTCCAGCGGAGAAATCCGTATGCATGTTGTCGGGGCAAGCTGCCATATGGCTAAGCCGAACAATGCGGAAACCGGAATACTTGAAGAGCTTTTACTGGAAAATAAAAATTTGAACGCAGCCCAATCTTTTAGTATATGGGATACAGTTCTTTTGGAAAAAACCAGACAAACTGAAAATCTTGACCTTCTCCTGAACACCAACCTGAATAGTATAGAATATGAAAACGACCAAATTATTTCAGTACTCTGCCATCAAACCACCACCGAAACAGACTTTAAGCTGTCCGGAAAAGTTTTCATTGATGCAACAGGCCACGGTACCCTTGGTATGTTAGCAGGTGCAGAATCAAGGATTGGCAGTGAATCACGATATGAATTTAATGAGCCCAACGCACCTGAGGAAGCCAACGAATTCACTATGGGTAACACCCTGATGTTCCAAGCTGTAGACCGTGGCGAGCCGGTTAAATTTGAAAAACCTTTTTGGGCTTACAGCTTTTCGGAAGAAGATTTAAAGCATCGACGCCATTACAACAGCACAATCGCACTTGGAGAAGGCGGTGCCCCTGCTGAATTCGTTGCAGGTGAAATGAAGAACCTGCCTGAATTTTATGCCATGGACGCCGGCTACTGGTGGATTGAATTGGGTGGACAAAATGATGATATTATCGCTGAGGGAGAAATAATTCGTGACGAATTGGTAAAATGTGTGTATGGTGTATGGGATCATATTAAAAACTGCGGTGACCATGGAGCTGAAAACTACGACCTTACCTGGGTTGGTATGGTGCCGGGATATCGTGAAAGCCGCCGTTTGGTAGGGGATTACCTACTGAATGAAAACGATGTACGTTCCAACAAAGTCTTTGAAGATGCTGTTGCCTACGGTGGTTGGCCTATGGACGAGCATGTACCGGGTGGAATCTTTGATTTTGATAAATATCCATCCAGAATTTTTAATTTCGATGGCGTTTATACTATTCCTTACCGTTGCTTCTATTCCAAAAATGTAAAAAATCTTATGATGGCAGGAAGAGACATAAGCACTTCTAAAATGGCATTTGGAAGCACACGTGTAATGGGCACCTGTGCAGTAGGCGGTCAGGCGTCGGGTACGGCAGCTGCAATGGCAGTTAAGTACAACTGTACCCCACGAGATATTTCAAAACATATGGATGAATTACAACAAACTCTGCTAAAAGACGACTGCTATATCCCCGGCTATAAAAACACTGATTCTAGCGACATTGCACGCAATGCGACTGTATCGGCTACCAGCTTTATCCCGGGCTGCGAACCTGAAAAAGTTATAAACGGGGTTGCCCGTACTATCGGCAGTGAGAGTAACTGCTGGGAATCGGCATCCCTTGGTGAGGGCGGGGAAACATTATCGCTGGCCCTAGATAATCCAAAGGAGATTCATGAGCTGCGCATTACCTTTGATCCTAATCTGACTAGGGAAATTATGCCATCTATTACCAATCAGGTGAGAAGTCGTCAAGTCAAAGAACTGCCGGAGGAATTAGTACGGGATTATACCGTGACGTTCTATAATGGGGGTAAAGAAACATTCTCCAAGACTGTAGAAGGTAATTACCAGCGTCTCAATATTCTTCGTTTGCCAACAGAAGTAACAGCTGACAAGGTTAGTATTTCTGTATTTTCTACCCACGGTTATTCATCAGCAAGAATTTTTGAAGTACGTCTTTATTAA
- a CDS encoding PQQ-dependent sugar dehydrogenase, with product MKKVKVGLRPIVSKINLPTVLKTAMLPGDSMERLFIATQVGEIFYINNGVARTFLDIRPRVIKLGFSGGKYDERGLIGLAFHPQFYYNGLFYLHYSVAGTQGPGALPSSEVSRQGLPEFFKPNPCDPRTLNQKWINRDVNYDHIDTVEEWIFQSNGQSQKRRTLLNIRRPFFNHNGINSLNFSPETGKLVLTVGDGGSGYDPFNLSQNNMEIAGKIIEIDVARNTFINNPPVVTRFNELPPPIQEMLTVIAKGTRNITGISFQRLRDRYIKYVGIVGQDLVESIFSFTHYKPIPVPQLIQTSLMKSEPGPEGFINFGWRGWEGAFPTTIITGCSGNPALDEESIAYFNDAVEVSTQRISPLISYFHKDPRSDKFGATALTGVQPYMGNEIPNLTGGIVFTDFARNEGSQPPARGVLAYTRARSDCKLNDFSVIETEYNFGSQSAFYTSLGTNINQTRIYLGVNGSMNVTDFNQGTVFEIVP from the coding sequence TTGAAAAAAGTTAAAGTCGGTTTACGGCCTATTGTAAGTAAGATAAATTTACCCACTGTTTTGAAAACTGCTATGCTTCCCGGTGACTCAATGGAAAGATTATTTATTGCGACTCAGGTAGGAGAGATCTTTTACATAAATAACGGAGTCGCAAGAACTTTTTTAGATATTCGCCCAAGAGTCATAAAGCTAGGTTTTTCTGGTGGTAAATATGATGAACGTGGATTGATAGGGCTGGCATTTCATCCACAATTTTATTATAACGGTCTCTTTTATCTTCATTATTCAGTAGCCGGAACACAAGGCCCGGGCGCCCTCCCTAGTTCAGAGGTTTCTAGACAGGGTCTCCCTGAATTTTTTAAGCCTAACCCCTGTGACCCAAGAACCTTAAACCAAAAGTGGATAAATAGAGACGTTAATTATGACCATATTGATACAGTCGAAGAATGGATTTTCCAATCCAATGGACAATCCCAAAAACGCCGGACTTTACTTAATATAAGAAGACCATTTTTTAATCATAACGGTATCAATAGCTTAAACTTTTCACCTGAAACCGGTAAACTTGTATTAACAGTGGGAGATGGCGGCTCAGGCTATGATCCGTTTAATTTAAGCCAGAATAATATGGAAATTGCTGGTAAAATAATTGAAATTGATGTAGCAAGGAATACATTTATCAATAATCCGCCTGTAGTTACACGTTTTAATGAACTTCCCCCGCCTATTCAGGAAATGCTTACAGTTATTGCTAAAGGAACCCGAAATATAACAGGCATTTCATTTCAAAGGCTTCGTGACCGATATATCAAATATGTAGGAATTGTAGGGCAGGATCTGGTAGAGTCAATATTTTCATTCACTCATTATAAACCAATACCGGTTCCCCAGCTCATTCAAACTTCTTTAATGAAATCTGAACCTGGCCCGGAGGGATTTATTAACTTTGGTTGGAGAGGATGGGAAGGTGCTTTTCCAACTACAATAATAACAGGCTGCTCTGGAAATCCGGCTTTGGATGAGGAATCAATTGCATATTTCAATGATGCAGTAGAGGTTTCAACCCAGCGCATTTCGCCTCTGATTAGTTATTTCCATAAAGATCCCCGATCGGATAAGTTTGGAGCAACTGCACTTACGGGAGTCCAGCCATATATGGGCAATGAAATCCCTAATTTAACAGGAGGTATTGTGTTTACCGATTTTGCCCGGAATGAAGGGTCCCAACCACCGGCTAGAGGGGTTTTAGCCTATACCAGGGCAAGATCGGATTGTAAACTAAATGATTTTAGTGTTATTGAAACCGAGTATAATTTTGGATCTCAATCAGCTTTTTATACCAGTTTAGGAACAAATATCAATCAAACCAGAATATATCTGGGAGTTAATGGCTCTATGAATGTAACTGATTTCAACCAAGGTACTGTTTTTGAAATTGTTCCATGA
- a CDS encoding NAD(P)/FAD-dependent oxidoreductase — MKNLIDLVVVGAGPAGLMTAKTAAEMGLKVVIIEKKREISKIRRACCAQFVMDDGYENEFLQIQDGKVVFTRNKFDLPYTGHLVEVVNNYHYSPNGHRIHFAHPDGRPFAIKFDKGQLLQDLWEDCERLGVELRSETLAYGGTDTGNSVRLELKSKGNTSSIEAKRLVIAEGANAKLTDIFGLNKGRGLFGTPFVLIYTIEKTYGFEPGSWNQYYGSAYHPYGEIIVAPSLEENDTIELTIVGNKQLLPETFYEGITKNSPLRENFANSRIVDKQGCSLRSYAPLKKPYLGNVITIGDSAAHIEVIVQGALMCGYYAARAIKDELQGKNGFEEYTVWWKDAFDFNRGEFNDFISLYGSLTMMPKYTNDELDYLFSLLEGKVLNGDFSQFEVPKKVWNSILEYKEKIETERPLLFEKIKKIDLQKGSTD, encoded by the coding sequence ATGAAAAACTTAATTGATTTGGTAGTAGTAGGAGCAGGTCCTGCAGGACTTATGACTGCAAAAACAGCAGCCGAAATGGGCCTTAAAGTAGTAATCATTGAAAAAAAGCGTGAAATCAGTAAAATACGGAGAGCTTGCTGCGCTCAGTTTGTTATGGATGATGGATATGAAAATGAATTCCTGCAAATACAAGATGGTAAGGTGGTTTTTACAAGAAATAAATTCGATCTTCCTTATACCGGTCATTTGGTAGAAGTTGTAAACAATTATCATTACTCTCCTAACGGCCATAGAATACATTTTGCTCATCCCGATGGAAGGCCATTTGCAATCAAGTTTGATAAAGGGCAGTTACTTCAAGACTTGTGGGAGGATTGTGAGAGATTAGGAGTAGAGTTAAGGTCGGAAACCTTGGCATATGGCGGCACAGATACGGGGAATTCTGTCAGGTTGGAGCTTAAATCTAAAGGAAACACTTCTTCAATTGAGGCCAAAAGGCTGGTAATAGCTGAAGGTGCCAACGCAAAACTAACTGACATATTTGGGCTCAATAAAGGCAGAGGCTTATTTGGCACACCTTTTGTTTTAATATACACAATTGAAAAAACTTATGGCTTTGAGCCGGGGAGTTGGAACCAGTATTATGGAAGTGCTTATCATCCTTACGGAGAAATAATTGTTGCCCCAAGTCTGGAAGAGAATGACACTATAGAATTGACTATTGTCGGAAACAAACAGTTATTGCCGGAAACATTTTATGAAGGCATTACAAAAAATAGTCCATTGAGAGAGAACTTTGCAAACTCACGGATTGTTGACAAACAAGGATGCTCACTTAGGTCTTACGCACCCCTTAAAAAACCTTACTTAGGTAACGTAATTACAATAGGCGACAGTGCAGCTCATATTGAGGTTATTGTTCAGGGCGCCCTAATGTGTGGATACTATGCTGCCAGGGCAATAAAGGATGAGCTTCAAGGTAAAAATGGTTTTGAGGAGTATACCGTTTGGTGGAAAGACGCTTTTGATTTTAACCGTGGTGAGTTCAACGATTTTATCAGTCTTTACGGCAGTTTGACCATGATGCCCAAATATACTAATGATGAGCTTGACTACTTGTTTTCATTACTTGAAGGTAAAGTGCTTAATGGCGACTTTAGTCAGTTTGAAGTACCAAAGAAAGTCTGGAATTCTATATTAGAGTATAAGGAGAAGATCGAGACTGAAAGACCGCTTTTGTTTGAGAAAATAAAGAAAATCGACCTTCAAAAAGGGTCAACTGACTAA
- a CDS encoding NAD(P)/FAD-dependent oxidoreductase — protein MSKIVDLIIVGAGPAGLMAAKTAAEIGLKVVIVEKSKNFDHLKRACSAQIILDDGYENEFVHVNDGKIIFERNNFQVKYTGQLKNVTDKYYYSPHGHKIHFAHTDRKPFAVKFDKNRLLQDLCKECENLGVDIRMSTLAYEGSDMGDYVKIGLKSNGKNYTQEAKKAIIAEGVNAKLTGIFGLNKNRQLFATAHVVKYILKGVSGYIPESWNLYYGKAYHSNAAVIVGPSLYGDDTVELTLSGSANMRPVSIFENVITNSPLKNQFAKATVIDTHGCAVKAFMSLKKPNTDNILSIGDSAAFVEVEVQGALMCGYHAAKAINSELDGKKGFENYTDWWNESFEFNRDEYLKVSQGYALVPTYTDDELDYLFSLVEGKTLEGTYSQYKTPKLIWDSILQNQDKIQTERPEIFSKILNMNQLTLTGTF, from the coding sequence ATGAGTAAAATAGTAGATTTAATTATTGTGGGTGCCGGTCCGGCAGGACTTATGGCCGCAAAAACTGCGGCCGAAATAGGGCTTAAGGTTGTAATAGTTGAGAAAAGTAAAAATTTTGATCACCTGAAACGTGCATGTTCTGCACAGATAATTCTGGATGATGGATATGAAAATGAATTTGTACATGTAAATGACGGAAAAATAATCTTTGAAAGGAATAACTTCCAGGTTAAATACACCGGGCAATTGAAAAATGTTACGGACAAATACTATTACTCTCCCCATGGACATAAAATTCATTTTGCCCATACGGACAGGAAGCCATTTGCTGTTAAGTTTGATAAGAACAGGCTTCTTCAGGATTTATGTAAAGAATGTGAAAATCTTGGAGTAGATATTAGAATGTCAACTTTGGCGTACGAAGGTTCGGATATGGGGGACTATGTGAAAATAGGCCTAAAATCCAATGGCAAAAATTATACACAAGAAGCAAAGAAAGCAATTATTGCCGAAGGCGTCAATGCAAAACTAACCGGAATATTCGGTCTCAATAAAAACCGACAACTATTTGCAACAGCTCACGTTGTAAAATATATTCTAAAAGGGGTATCGGGATATATACCTGAAAGTTGGAACTTATATTATGGAAAAGCATATCATTCCAATGCAGCAGTAATTGTAGGACCAAGCTTATATGGGGATGATACTGTTGAATTAACACTTTCCGGCAGTGCAAATATGAGGCCTGTATCTATTTTTGAAAACGTTATTACAAACAGTCCTCTTAAAAACCAGTTTGCCAAAGCAACTGTAATAGATACTCATGGGTGTGCAGTTAAAGCATTTATGTCTCTGAAGAAGCCGAATACGGATAATATCCTGTCTATAGGCGACAGTGCTGCTTTTGTTGAAGTTGAAGTTCAGGGTGCCCTAATGTGCGGGTATCATGCTGCAAAGGCTATAAATAGCGAGCTTGATGGTAAGAAGGGCTTTGAAAATTATACTGATTGGTGGAATGAGTCTTTTGAATTTAACCGTGATGAATATCTTAAAGTTTCTCAGGGTTATGCACTAGTTCCCACATATACAGATGATGAACTGGACTACTTGTTCTCTTTAGTGGAAGGGAAAACACTTGAGGGTACATATAGCCAATATAAAACCCCAAAGCTTATCTGGGATTCGATTTTGCAAAATCAGGATAAAATCCAAACTGAAAGACCTGAAATATTTAGTAAGATACTGAATATGAACCAATTGACACTAACAGGTACATTTTAA
- a CDS encoding Ferredoxin-dependent bilin reductase, giving the protein MKDNSAFSSNKKMIEKEIKDGLNILNNSYKLIEINCGQFSNLQIQNIAYNIKQYEIVCVGNLLLMESKDSHELQMLSFVITPYYKNLPLFSSDYLFIGEKRNFLVEYYDLVREKNSLYNAYLKKLQAIKDKYRDLPDMKLKECWYDSLKTVCIAKKTSIAQDDIMLSIFNENLHTFIETEQETDILSESEKKVKLHITRDYVNELVDSGGVSTNVFKNSMGAEATKKFFNDVFFGTEKF; this is encoded by the coding sequence ATGAAAGATAATTCTGCTTTTAGTTCAAATAAAAAAATGATTGAAAAAGAAATCAAAGATGGCCTGAATATTCTTAATAACAGTTATAAACTTATTGAAATAAACTGTGGACAGTTTTCCAATCTCCAGATACAAAATATAGCATATAATATCAAACAATATGAAATTGTTTGTGTTGGTAATCTGTTATTGATGGAATCAAAAGATTCACATGAGTTACAGATGCTTTCTTTTGTTATTACACCCTACTATAAGAATTTACCTCTTTTCTCAAGTGACTATTTATTTATCGGGGAAAAACGAAATTTTCTAGTTGAGTATTATGATTTGGTACGGGAAAAGAATTCGCTGTATAATGCATATCTTAAGAAGCTCCAAGCTATAAAAGATAAATATAGAGATTTACCTGATATGAAACTTAAAGAATGCTGGTATGACTCATTAAAAACTGTATGCATAGCCAAAAAAACTTCAATTGCACAGGATGATATTATGCTCTCAATTTTCAATGAAAATTTACATACATTTATCGAAACAGAACAGGAAACTGATATTCTTTCAGAAAGTGAAAAGAAGGTTAAATTGCATATTACCAGAGATTACGTAAACGAGCTGGTTGATAGCGGAGGAGTATCTACAAATGTATTTAAGAATTCCATGGGTGCTGAAGCTACAAAGAAATTCTTCAATGATGTTTTCTTTGGGACAGAAAAGTTTTAG
- a CDS encoding sugar phosphate nucleotidyltransferase, protein MKPLIGYIPAGGRGMRMKPFRLLKELLPVFVPSERGNDVVLLIENAIQTLVFGGANDIICTVSKEKEAIIQSINDYYVGNTKANFAFVYQNLGNNEYGIPYAINESAPFLRGHTVFMKFPDTIIYPQDSFKQLYEFHTKKGADLTLGVFPTSHAERLGPVVMRDDGRVIRIEDKPKKPSVNNTWNILIWEDSFLNLLVEYVENIRNSTNVHKELLMYDIFYKAIESKLNVYGYTFEDGFCHDISCLEDAKNIWSQSGNAF, encoded by the coding sequence ATGAAGCCTTTGATTGGTTATATACCAGCAGGTGGGCGTGGTATGAGAATGAAGCCCTTTAGACTATTAAAAGAGCTTTTACCTGTATTTGTACCAAGCGAACGAGGTAATGATGTTGTTCTTTTAATTGAAAATGCCATTCAGACGCTGGTTTTTGGAGGAGCAAATGATATTATATGTACAGTTAGCAAAGAAAAAGAAGCAATAATTCAGAGTATTAATGATTATTATGTAGGAAATACAAAAGCTAATTTTGCATTCGTATATCAGAATCTTGGCAACAATGAGTACGGTATTCCTTATGCTATAAATGAATCAGCGCCATTTTTAAGGGGGCATACCGTATTTATGAAATTTCCGGATACCATAATATATCCACAAGATAGCTTTAAACAACTCTATGAATTTCATACCAAAAAAGGTGCTGATTTGACACTTGGTGTTTTCCCAACCAGTCATGCTGAGAGGTTGGGGCCTGTAGTTATGCGTGATGATGGCAGAGTAATAAGAATAGAGGACAAGCCTAAAAAACCGTCAGTTAACAATACCTGGAATATATTAATATGGGAAGACAGCTTTCTAAATTTATTGGTTGAATATGTTGAAAATATACGTAATAGTACAAACGTTCATAAGGAGCTTCTAATGTACGATATTTTTTATAAAGCAATAGAGAGTAAACTAAATGTATATGGGTACACCTTTGAAGACGGCTTTTGCCACGACATATCATGTCTGGAAGATGCAAAAAATATCTGGAGTCAATCGGGAAATGCATTTTAG
- a CDS encoding ABC transporter permease, whose protein sequence is MRQISVLMKHEIKDLLKNPAIIVVILMPIFMSKVVTAAMSKSNAGFLLLSIWILFAQVMVGIMLTGPNLIEEREGKTIDALLCSPLNFRQILMAKGLTILLFSIFSQIFVYIVNEGLNLVILKLLLPMIVGGIIFVEIGAIIGFKISSSKNGSAVSAAVMVSLFLIVSVYKTLPGWTYNIFIFIPSIGITEVINNLIQNGCFLLKESILSLAWTIGLGFWLTLIGRKY, encoded by the coding sequence TTGAGACAGATAAGCGTATTAATGAAGCATGAAATTAAGGATTTATTAAAAAATCCTGCCATAATAGTAGTAATACTTATGCCAATATTTATGTCAAAGGTTGTTACTGCTGCGATGAGTAAGTCAAATGCAGGTTTCCTGCTTCTTTCTATTTGGATTTTGTTTGCCCAAGTAATGGTTGGTATTATGCTTACAGGGCCTAATCTTATTGAAGAAAGGGAAGGCAAAACAATAGATGCTTTGCTGTGTTCACCCTTAAACTTTAGACAGATTTTGATGGCAAAAGGCTTAACTATTTTATTATTCTCCATATTTTCACAAATATTTGTTTATATTGTAAATGAAGGCTTAAATTTAGTAATACTAAAATTGTTGCTTCCTATGATTGTCGGAGGTATTATATTCGTAGAAATAGGTGCAATTATAGGCTTCAAAATAAGTTCATCAAAAAACGGTTCAGCGGTGTCGGCTGCTGTTATGGTCAGTCTTTTCTTAATTGTGTCTGTATATAAGACTCTTCCCGGATGGACTTACAACATTTTTATTTTTATTCCAAGTATCGGTATTACAGAGGTTATTAATAATCTAATCCAAAACGGGTGTTTTTTGTTGAAGGAATCAATTTTATCATTGGCATGGACTATAGGATTGGGATTTTGGTTAACATTAATTGGTAGAAAATACTAA
- a CDS encoding ABC transporter ATP-binding protein encodes MIELKNVYKYYNDKKVVDDLSLTIEQGELFGFLGPNGAGKTTTIRMIIGLLKPTQGEIWVNGHNVLTEKKKVHRDIGVVFELPNLYVRSSIKKNLKLFGDLYGVSDSQVNKVMEDLQLSSQQDVKVGTLSKGWKQRVLIARAMLHKPKIVILDEPTSGLDPNTAALIRNYIKELNNQGTTVILTTHDMHDADELSTRVGIMYNGKLAAIDKPENLKSKYCKKEVYIEYMKEDKLVKESLPMGTDETEKKIAQLMSDDKIVSMKKGENSLAEVFATITGRELS; translated from the coding sequence GTGATAGAGCTTAAAAATGTTTATAAATATTATAATGACAAAAAAGTTGTAGATGACTTGTCTCTTACAATTGAACAAGGGGAATTGTTTGGTTTTCTGGGCCCGAATGGCGCAGGTAAGACAACTACTATAAGAATGATTATTGGTTTACTGAAACCTACTCAAGGTGAAATATGGGTAAATGGCCATAATGTTCTTACAGAGAAAAAGAAAGTTCATAGGGATATAGGGGTGGTATTCGAGCTTCCAAACCTGTATGTCAGGTCTTCCATAAAAAAAAATCTTAAGCTTTTTGGCGATTTGTATGGAGTAAGTGATTCGCAGGTTAACAAGGTTATGGAGGATTTACAGTTAAGCAGTCAGCAAGATGTAAAAGTTGGTACACTATCAAAAGGGTGGAAGCAAAGAGTTTTAATAGCAAGAGCCATGTTGCATAAACCAAAGATAGTAATTCTTGATGAGCCAACAAGTGGTCTTGACCCAAATACAGCGGCTTTGATACGTAATTATATTAAAGAGCTTAACAACCAGGGGACAACAGTTATATTGACTACACATGATATGCATGATGCTGATGAATTAAGCACTCGGGTAGGTATAATGTATAATGGAAAATTGGCTGCTATTGATAAGCCGGAGAATTTAAAAAGCAAATATTGTAAAAAAGAAGTTTACATTGAGTATATGAAGGAAGATAAATTAGTAAAAGAAAGTTTGCCAATGGGTACTGATGAAACAGAAAAAAAGATTGCACAGTTGATGAGCGATGATAAAATTGTCAGTATGAAAAAAGGTGAAAACTCACTGGCAGAAGTATTTGCAACTATAACAGGGAGGGAATTAAGTTGA
- a CDS encoding polysaccharide pyruvyl transferase family protein, protein MKKIGLIGLFGINNTGDNLEAMATKSLLEKELGDVDISCFSINLSTMARSLLGQQRRGPLECITQPAYLLKEEFWDSIYDYDALIMGGGGLLVPLPEYDPILLYGSQIKHERLPKTAWNAVGSIWSPLNDKKLSEWYLKIKEATEIINYTSVRSITTQRLLELAGCATQKINRVPSLVTAMEMSCPELINEIEVKYNLDKYKHLIGISIGSEITRPPLKQFLEELAKALNQLQNSVSEDTKIIIFPVGEMYDDGAACKILADLCPDTFLVTEKLTPTQIWLLVGRMDAYLSMRYHSIISAIAQSIPTLALDCYLGNETLGSKLRDLMWESELEEFYFSPIIEICGEPQLRSFAKIPQSNNISKRLTQRITYLLSPETKDRWSTVTKKQKAKAMEHLHMMIKSLSLDK, encoded by the coding sequence ATGAAAAAAATCGGATTGATAGGGTTATTTGGCATTAATAATACTGGTGATAATTTAGAGGCCATGGCAACAAAATCTTTACTTGAAAAAGAACTGGGTGATGTTGATATTTCTTGTTTCTCCATAAATTTATCAACAATGGCTCGTTCTTTACTTGGACAGCAGCGAAGAGGACCATTAGAGTGTATTACACAGCCCGCATATTTGTTAAAAGAAGAATTTTGGGATAGTATTTACGATTATGATGCACTGATAATGGGTGGAGGTGGGCTTCTCGTACCTCTTCCGGAGTATGACCCAATTCTTCTATATGGTTCCCAAATAAAACATGAAAGGCTTCCTAAAACAGCCTGGAATGCAGTTGGAAGTATATGGTCGCCATTAAATGATAAAAAATTGTCCGAATGGTATCTTAAAATTAAAGAAGCTACAGAAATTATTAATTATACCAGTGTCCGTTCAATAACCACTCAGCGATTGCTTGAGCTGGCAGGATGTGCAACCCAGAAGATAAATCGTGTACCTTCTTTAGTTACTGCAATGGAGATGAGTTGTCCGGAACTTATAAATGAGATTGAAGTAAAGTATAATCTCGACAAATACAAGCATCTTATAGGAATATCCATTGGTTCGGAAATAACGCGTCCACCACTGAAGCAATTCTTAGAAGAGCTTGCAAAAGCGTTGAACCAACTCCAGAACAGTGTTTCGGAAGACACTAAAATAATTATATTCCCTGTAGGAGAAATGTATGATGATGGTGCTGCATGTAAGATACTTGCCGACCTTTGTCCAGATACATTCCTTGTTACTGAAAAATTGACTCCAACTCAGATATGGCTACTGGTTGGTCGGATGGATGCATACTTATCTATGAGGTATCACAGCATTATTTCCGCAATTGCACAAAGTATTCCAACTCTTGCATTGGATTGCTACCTTGGAAACGAAACACTAGGAAGTAAGCTGCGAGACTTAATGTGGGAGTCAGAACTTGAAGAGTTCTATTTTTCGCCTATTATTGAAATATGTGGTGAACCACAATTAAGGAGTTTTGCTAAAATACCTCAAAGCAATAATATATCAAAACGACTTACACAACGGATTACATATTTGCTTTCTCCTGAAACTAAAGATAGATGGAGTACTGTTACTAAAAAACAAAAGGCAAAGGCTATGGAACATCTTCATATGATGATAAAGTCTCTATCTCTAGATAAGTAA